The genomic DNA CCGTTGACCGCGACGCGGGCACCGCTAGCTGCCAGCCCCTCGGCGATGGCATACCCGATGCCCTGGGTCGAGCCGGTGACGAGTGCGGTCTTGCCTGAGAGGTCGATGTCCACCCGGTGATTCCCCTTGTCGCTTCGCTCCTGCCCGCCGAGTCGTTACTACCACCGCGTGACCCCGACTATTCCGCGTTGGATCCCTTGGGGTCGGATCCCTTGTCGTCGGGCTGCACCGTCTCGTTGTCGATCTGGCCGGGCTGGCCGTCGACCTCGTGCTTGGCGAGTTCGCGCTTGAGGATCTTGCCGGTCGGGTTGCGCGGCAGCTCGTCGAGGAAGACGACCTCACGGGGCACCTTGTACCGCGCCAGGTTCTCCTTGACGTAGGCCTTGACCGCGTCCTCGTCGATGCTGGCGCCGTCGGTCTTGACCACGAACGCCCGCAGACGGTGGCCCCACTCCTTGTCCTCGACGCCGATCGCCGTGGCCTCGACGACCTCGGGGTGACCGCTGATCAGGTCCTCGACCTCGGCGGGGAACACGTTTTCGCCGCCGCAGACGATCATCTCGTCGTCGCGGCCGCTGACGTAGAGCAGCCCGTGCTCGTCGAAGTAGCCGACGTCGCCCGATGACATCAGTCCGTCGATGATCTGCTTGTGCCCGCCCCCGGTGTAGCCCTCGAACGGAAAGGTGTTGCCAACGAAGATCCGGCCGACCTCGCCCTGGGGCACTTCCTGGCCATTCTCGTCGAAGAGCTTCACTCGCACGCCCTTGACCACGGGGCCGACGGTCGTGGGATTGATCTCGAGGTCCTGCGGCCGCGCGATCGTGGCGTAGGCGATCTCGGTCGACCCGTAGAGGTTGTAGACGACCGGGCCGAGCGTCTTCATCGCGCGGGTGGCCAGTTCACCGCCGAGCTGTGAGCCGGAGACGAACACGATGCGCAGGCTCGACAGGTCCGGCTTCTTCTCCATGCCGTCGAGGGTGTCCAGGATGCGGGACAGCATCACCGGCACCACGACCATGGCCGTCACCTTGCGCTTCTCGATGTCGGCGAGCACGGTGTCGGGCTTGAACCGGCGGCGCAGCACCAGCGTGCACCCCAACATCGCCGCGATGGTGGCGTGCAGCAGGCCCAACGCGTGGAACATCGGTGCGGGCAACGACGTCACCTCGCCTGCCTTGAACGGCACGTGCGAGAGCACCCCACCGATCGGCGCCAGTGACGGAGGAGTGCTGCGGTTGGCGCCCTTCGGGGTGCCGGTGGTGCCACTGGTCAGGATGATGATCTTCGCGTGCTTGTCGGCCTTCGGCGCCGGGCCTGCATCGGCGTTGCGCTCGATCAGGTCGGCGAGCGTGTCGTCGTTGCTCTCGTGGGGCTGTTCGCCGGATGGATCCGCGCTGTCGGACTTGTCCGGGTTGGTCGGCAGCGCGCGCAGCTTGCCCAGCTCGGGATCGGCCGCCGACACCGCCTTCGTGTACTCGTCGTCGTGGATGATCAGCTTGGCATCCTCGCGTTCGGACACCTCCTTGATCTGCGGGCCCGAGAACTCGCTGTTCAGCAGGATGATGCGGGCGCCGACGCGGGCTGCGCCGTAGAAGGCGATTGGGAACCACCGGTGGTTGCGGATCAGCAACGCCACGCCGTCACCGCTGCGCACGCCCTTCGCCAGGAGTCCATGGGCGACGGCATTGGCGGCGTCGTCGAGTTCGGCGAAGCTCAGATCGCCGTCGTCGTCGATGACGGCCTTGCGGTGCGGCCACCGGCGCGCGTTCAGCGCCGGGATCATCCCGAACTCGCCCCACCGCCGGATGTCCGCCAACATCGCCGCCATGGCTTGCGGCGGTTCGACTTTCAGCGCACCCGCCTCGAACATCTTGCGGGCGTAGTGCAGTTCGGCAGCGCCGCGCTCCACGTACCGCCCGGCGGACTCGCGCACCAACGTCGACAGGTCAGTGATGTTCACCATGCCGCAAGCCTATGTGACGCGCGTCGCGCCGAGGCCGGATCCGTGACCCATTCCTGGCCGTTGCGCGCCTACCATGGCGACATGGCGAACGCGCTGTCCCTGGAGGTCGGTGGGCGCACGCTGAAGATCACCAATCCGGACAAGGTGGTCTTCCCCGGCCAGGACGGCGACGCCGGCGTCACCAAGCTCGACCTGATCCAGTACTACCTGTCGGTGGCCGACGGGGCGCTACGCGGGGTCGCGGGCCGACCGATGATCCTGAAGCGCTTCGTCAAGGGCATCACCGAGGAGGCGGTGTTCCAGAAGCGCGCGCCCGAGAACCGGCCGGACTGGATCGACGTCGCGGAGTTGAAGTACGCCTCGGGCACGTCGGCCAAGGAGGCCGTGCTGCGCGAGACGGCCGGCCTGGTGTGGGCGGTCAACCTCGGCTGCGTCGACCTCAACCCGCACCCCGTGCAGGCCGAAGACCTCGAGCATCCCGACGAGCTGCGCGTGGACCTCGATCCGATGCCGGGGGTCGAGTGGCCCCAGATCGTCGACGTCGCCCTGGTCGTCCGCGACGTGCTCGCCGACTTCGGCCTCACCGCCTGGCCCAAGACGTCAGGGTCCAAGGGCTTCCACGTATACGCGCGGATCGCGCCGCACTGGCCCTACAAGCAGGTGCGCCTTGCGGCGGAGACCATCGCCCGCGAGGTGGAACTGCGCGCGCCGGACCTCGCCACCAGCCGATGGTGGAAGGAGGAGCGCGAGGGCGTGTTCGTCGACTTCAACCAGAACGCCAAGGACCGGACGGTCGCATCGGCCTACTCGGTGCGTTCGCGACCCGATGCCAGGGTGTCCACCCCGCTGCGGTGGGACGAGGTGCCCACCTGCAGACCCGAGGAGTTCACCGTTCGGTCGGTGCCTGCCCGCTACGCCGATCTCGGCGACCCGTGGGAGGGCATGGACGACGCGCCCGGCGGCCTCGACCAACTCCTCGAGCGCGCGCAGGAACTCGGCCCGGCCGAGAAGGCACCGCGCGGCGCACGGCGCGCGAACGGCGCCGGCGGTCGCACCTCGCCCATGCCGCTGATCGAGATCGCCCGGACCAAGACCAAGGACGAGGCGATGGCCGCCCTCGACACCTGGAAGGGCAAATACCCCGCGGCCGCGGATCGGCTGAAACCGGTCGACGTGCTCGTCGACGGCATGCGGGGGCCCAGTTCGATCTGGTACCGCATCAGGATCAACCTCCAGCACGTACCCAAGGACGAGCGCCCGCCGCAGGAGGCGCTGCTGGCCGACTACTCGCCGTGGGAGAACTACACCGGACCGCAGGGACGGCCCTGATCCGGGCGGCGCGGGAGTTCTTAGCAACTGTTTAGTGCTGACTCCCCAGTACCTTAACTTCGGCCCATAACTTCGGTACTACGTCGAAGACCTCTTCGACCAAGCATCGAAGGGAGACTGGTCATGGGCATCACCACCCACGTTCCGGCTTCGAAATCCCCGTTCCGGTACGGCAACCCGACGATCGACTGCAAGGGCGCAGAAGTTCACACGCTCTGCAGGCAGATGGCCTCGGTCATGTCCATCACCGGTGCCGTCGATGCGACCAATGTCGCCTGCCTCGTCGACCGTGCTCTGCACTGCGTCATCCCGGAGAAGGCGTTCATCCTCGACCTCAGTGGCGTGGAGTCGTTCGCCAAGGCGGGCGTCGAACTGCTCGACGCGATCGACCAGGCCTGCTACGACGCAGGCGTGGAGTGGTCACTGGTAGCCGACGAGGAACTGGCCCGCGTCCTGCGCTCGCATGCCCAGGATCCGCAGCTGCCCATCACCCGCTCGGTTCCCGAAGCGCTGCACCACTTCTCGGACGTCGCCGACGAGCGTCGGCGCCTCCTGCCCATCCTCACCAAGTCCGCTTAGTCGAGAAGGATAGAAACCATGTTGCTCGACGTTCGTTGGTTGGCCCATCTGCTGCGCGGTCGGCGCAGGCATCACGCAGCCGTAGGCCACGCACACCCGTAGTTAGTTCACCAGCGACGCGACGGCGATCGCGATGGGGGTTTCCCCGCCGATCACCTCGAACGTGACACCCGCGGTCCCGTCGTCGTCGACCACCGCCGCCAACACGGCAGCCACGTCGCTGCGGGACACGCTGCCGCGACCCGTCTTCTCGGCCACCGTCACCTGACCCGTTGCCGGCTCGTCGGTCAACATTCCGGGCCGGACGATGGTCGTGGCCAGTTCGCGACGACCCAGGACGTCACGGTCGGCTGCGGCCTTGGCCCGTAGGTAGGCCGAGAACACCGCGTCGTCGCCGTCACCCTCTGGCGCCTCGTCGGCCCCCATCGCAGACACCATCACGTAGCGGCGCACGCCCGCAGCGATCGCCGCGTCGGCCAGCAGCACGGCTGCGGCCCGATCCACGGTGTCCTTCCGCTCGACGCCGCTACCGGGGCCCGCGCCGGCGGCGAACACGACGGCGTCGGCACCGCGTAGGTGCTCGGCGACCTCGTCGACCCCCGCGTTCTCGAGGTCCACCACGAGTGCGCGCGCACCGTTGGCCTCGAGGTCGGACGCCTGCTCGGGGTTGCGGATCAATCCCGCGACCGAGTCGCCCCGGTCGCTCAGCAGCCGCTCGAGGTGCAGGGCGATCTTGCCGTGCCCGCCGGCGATGACCACGTGTTTGTTCACCCGTCCCACAGTAGGCCCGGTCATCAGGTGGCCGATGAGCCAGTGGGCCCGTGGGGCGAGAAGACACCCGTGTTCGACACGGAGTCCGTGATCAGCAGCGCCGTGAAGCCGACCGCGAGGGCCACCAGGCACACCACGACGCACATCAGTGCCGTTCCCAAGAACTCGCCGAAGTCCCTCTTGGTCATGGTCATGGGGATCGTCATCATGATCAGTGCAACCGCGAGATGCCCCGTTTAATGCCGGCTTCGGGTCATCACGATGCGAAGACCTGGGAGTCGTCCGCGAATGCCTTGAACTCCAGGGCGTTGCCCGCAGGATCCAGCAGGAACATGGTCCACTGCTCGCCCGCCTGACCTTCGAAGCGGACGTACGGCTCGATCACGAACTCGACGTCGGCGATGCGCAGCCGCTCGGCGAGGTCGTGGAAGTCCGCGACGCCGAGGATCAGTCCGAAGTGCGGCACCGGAACGTCGTGGCCGTCGACGGGATTGCGGATCGGCCGCACCCGGCCCGGCGCCAGGTGCGTGACGAACTGATGACCCAACAGGTTCCAGTCCACCCACGACTCCGAGCTGCGTCCCTGCTCGAGACCGAGCACCTCGCCGTAGAAGCGACGTGCGGCAGCCAGGTCGTCGACCGGCATGGCCAAGTGGAACCTCGGGATCGGTGATTCGAAAACGGTCATGTCAGCCATCCTCCGCTTTCAGGAAACGCGCAGCTAGCACCCCTAAAACATTGCCCTCGAATGTTCTGCGGATACAGGTGTCGCGCCGCGACGGAACGGGCACTGTGGTGTGAGGTACCGCACACGCGCGGTCGGAGAGGCAGCGACGCATGGGCGGCAAGTTGCGCAGTTTGACGCGGTGGAGCGTGGCTCCGGCGCGAGACGTCGAGACGGCGACCACGCCGAAGGTGAACGTCCTGCGGGGACTGGCGGCCAGGGCGACCACACCGCTGCTTCCCGACGACTACCTGAAGCTGATCAACCCGCTCTGGTCGGCACGGGAACTGCGGGGCGTCGTCGTGGACGTCCGGCGCGAGACCGAGGACTCGGCGACCGTCGTCATCAAGCCGGGCTGGGGCTTCAGCGGGAACTACCTCCCAGGCCAGTACCTGGGCATCGGCCTTCGGGTCGACGGCCGATGGCACTGGCGTTCCTACTCGCTGACCTCGGTTCCGCGGCAGGACGGCGGCCACGTATCGATCACCGTCAAGGCCACTCCCGAGGGCTTCCTGTCCACCCACCTCGTCAACGGCGTGCAGCCGGGCACCGTCGTCCGGCTGGCCACGCCCAAGGGCGATTTCGCGCTGCCTGATCCGGCGCCACCGTCACTGCTGTTCATCACGGCGGGCAGCGGCATCACGCCGATCATGGCGATGCTCCGTTCGCTCAAGGCGCGCGGCGAACGGCCAGACATAGTGCACATCCACAGCGCCCGCACCGCCGAGGACGTGATCTTCCACGACGAGTTGCGCACGCTGGAGCAGGAGCAGCCCAACTACCGCCTGCACCTCCAGCTGACGGCGGAGATGGGCAAGATCGACTTCGCCGAGTTGGACGAGGTCGTCGCCGACTGGGCCGACCGCTCCGCATGGGCATGCGGCCCGACCGAGATGCTCGACGCCGCCGAGGACACCTGGACCCGGGCCGGGATTCGGGACTCCCTGCACACCGAGCGCTTCACCATCGCCCGCACCGACAAGGGCGGCGAGGGCGGCACGGTCCTGTTCAAGAAGTCCGGCCAGAGCGTCGAGGTGGACGGCGCGACCACGCTGCTGCAGGCCGGCGAGGACGCCGGCATCCAGATGCCCTTCGGGTGCCGCATGGGCATCTGCCAATCCTGCGTTCTGCCACTGGAATCCGGTTACGTCCGGGACATCCGGTCGGGCAACGAGCACGGCGAAGGCGACCGAATCCAGACCTGCATCTCCACCGCATCCGGCGACTGCACCATCGACATCTAAGGCGACGACATGGCCATCAGCGACATCAAGCAGTACACCCACCTGTCCGCAGAGGACGTCGAGGAGCTGGGGCGCGAACTCGACACGATCCGAGTCGACATCGAGGAGTCGCGCGGCGAGCGCGACGCCCGCTACATCCGTCGAACCATCCAGCTGCAGCGCGGCCTCGTGGTCGGCAGCCGCGTGGTCCTGATGGCGAGCCGCAACCGGTATGCCTGGGCTCTGGGCACCGCCATGCTCGCCACCGGCAAGATCATCGAGAACATGGAGTTGGGCCACAACATCACCCACGGTCAGTGGGACTGGATGAACGATCCCGAGATCCACTCCACCGAATGGGAGTGGGACACGACGTCACCCACGGAGCACTGGAAGAAGTCGCACAACTTCATCCATCACAAGTACACCAACATCGTCGGTCTCGACGACGACATCGGTTACGGCATCATGCGTCTCACGCGCGACCAGCGCTGGGAGAAGTGGATGATCGGCAACCCGATCTACAACATCTTGCTCGGCACGCTGTTCGAGTGGGGCGTCGCCCTGCACGGGGTCGAGACCACCAAGTGGCGCAAGGGCGAGAAGTCCATGGCCGAGGTCCGCAAGGACCTGAAGATCATCGGCAAGAAGGTCGGAAAGCAGGTCGGCAAGGACTACGTCGTCTTCCCGGCCCTCGCGGGACCGGGGTGGAAGCACACCCTCGGCGCGAACGCGGTGGCGAACCTGATCCGCAACTACTGGTCGTACATGGTGATCTTCTGCGGCCACTTCCCCGACGGCGCAGAGAAGTTCACGAAGGAGGAGTTCGAGAACGAGACCCAGGCCGAGTGGTATCTGCGTCAGATGCTCGGCTCGGCCAACTTCAACGCCGGCCCGTTGATGGCGTTCATGAGTGGCAACCTCTGCTACCAGATCGAGCACCACATGTTCCCCGACCTGCCGAGCAACCGCTACGCCGAGATCGCGGTCCGGGTGCGTGCGCTGTGCGAGAAATACGACCTGCCCTACACGACGGGGCCCCTCCTGCGGCAGTACGGCCAGTCGTTCGTGACGATCGCGAAGCTGGCGCTACCGGACAAGTACCTCAAGGCGACGTCCGACGATGCGCCGGAGACGAACTCGGAGCGCAAGTTCACCCGAGCGGGTCGGCTACGGAACGCCTACGTCGATCCCGCTACGGGGCGGCGCCGTGGACTGCGGACCGCAATCCGGGAACTGCAGACGGCCGGAGCGGCGTAGCCGACGCCTCGGCCTCGGCGTCGGTACGGCCGTTCACTAATTGGGTTGCCGACGCTGCTCGCGGAGGTAGCCGAGGAAGCGTGGGGCCACCTCGGGAACGACGATGGCGGGCAGCATGACGTCCCACAGGTCGGCCATTCGGGTGACCACGTCGGAGTCGCCAGGGGTCAGACCGGCAACGGCCCACGCACCGTACGACGCCGACGCGACCGATCGGCCGACGACCTCGGGGTCCAGATCGTTGCGGACGTCGCCTTGGCGCTGCCCCCTGTCGAACTGTGCACCCAATGCGTCGGACCACGCCGCGAAGTACCGCCCCGCCTGACCCGTCGCCTGGCCGACGGTGTGCAGAAGCTGCGATCCCACGCGCACACCCGCATCACTGACGTGCAGCGACGCGACGGCAAACGTACCCCGGATCGCGGCCTCGACGGCCGGACCGCCCGCGTCGGTCGCGACGAACGCCGCAAGGACCCTGGCGTTGGCCTCGGCGAGGATGGCCTTCGCGACTGAGTCCTTGTCTCCGAAGTGGTGGTAGAAGGCGCCGCCGGTCATCCCCGACTGGGCGATGATCTCGCGCGTCCCGGTCGCCGGATAACCCTGCTCGGCGAACAATCGGATCGCCGAATCCACGATCCGGCGACGCGTTACGACAGACCTCGTCTGCACGCGCTTCTCCGACGGGCGTCCACCGTCATCGATCGTCGTGTTCACGTGTCTGGCTTCTTCCAGTAGGCAGGTCGACACCGCTTTTCGGTGTACGAGTGTTTACTCACCGTACCAAAACAGAGCCGCCAGGGTTAGCGACGTTGATCACAGCCCGTACGAGCGGGCCGGTGCGAATCAGCCCTGCAGGCCGGCGTTCGCCGCTGAGCACACGGCATCCGTCAGCCTCGCGACCAGGGAACTGTCGAGCTTCCAGCACTGCCAGAACAGCGGGACGTCGAGATGTGCGTTGGAGATGCGGACCAATTCCCGATCGGCTCCGGCCAGCGGCTGGGGGAACATCCCCCACCCCAGACCGGCGCGGACGGCGGCGGCGAATCCCTCGGCGGTCGGGACGTAGTGGGTCGGCGGCGCGATCGGCCGCTTGAACACTCGGCGCAGGAACATCTCCTGCAGTGCATCGTCGCGATTCCACGCGATGTGCGGCGCGGAGGCGGCGTTACGAGCGGTGAAACCGGTCCCGAAGTACCGGTCCATGAAGGAGCTCGACGCCGTCGGCACGTACCGCATCACGCCGAGCCGCTGTACCCGGCACCCGGGCACCGGCGCCCGCTCGGTCGTGACGGCCCCCATCACCACGCCCTCGCGGAGCAGTCGCGCCGAATGGTCCTGATCCTCGATGCGTAGGTCGAACAGGACGGAGTCCAGGCGCTCGAACACCGATGGGAACCACGTGGCCATCGAATCGGCGTTGACGGCCAACGCGATTCGCGGGGCCGGGACCTGGTCGCCGCCCACCTCGGCCAGCGCCTCCGCCTCCAGCAGGGCGGTCTGCGCCGCCAGGCGCAGCAGAGGCACCCCCGCCGGGGTGACCGTGCACGGACGCTCGCGACGGACGAGCACCTGGCCCACCCGCTGTTCCAGCGCCTTGATGCGCTGGCTCACCGCCGACGGCGTGACGTGCAGCGACGCCGCCGCGGCGTCGAACGATCCGGTCTCGACGACGGCGGCGAGTGCTGCCAGCTGTTCACCGTCGAGCGCCACGTCGAAATGCTATGTGACGTGGCTCAACGCAGGAGGTTGGGACGCCACGACGGTGCCGGGGCCATGACGTCGAGCAGTTCGGCGGGACGCTGGGCCTTCCCGAAGTAGAAGCCCTGCGCGAACTCGACTCCGAGACGCCGCAGAACCGACGCCTGCTGCGGCGTTTCGACGCCTTCGGCTATCACCGTCAGGTGCAGCGCGTCGGCGAGTGCCGCGACTGCCCGCAGGAGCGGCGGCGGTTCGCACGACGTGGGCGTCACCACCGCCACGAACGACGCGTCGAGCTTCAAGAAGTCGGTGGGCAGGGCCTGCAGCCTGCTCAATGACGAGTAGCCGGTGCCGAAGTCGTCGATGGCTACCTGCACGCCGCCCCGGCGCAGTGCCGTTAGGGCTTCCAGCGCCGAGGGCCGGTCGACGTCGATAACGCTCTCGGTGACCTCGAGCACCAAACGTTGGGCGGGCCAACCGGTTTCGGCGAGAGTATCGAACACCTGATTGGCGTAGCCCTTTTGAACCAATTCGAGGCCAGAGACGTTGACGCTCAACCACATCGACGAGTGTGGGGCGTCGCCTCGGATCCGCTGCGCATCGAGACACGCGCGGCGCAGGACGTAGTGATCGAGCGCGGCGATGAGGTTGTTCTCCTCCGCCACCCGGATCACCTCGTAGGGCGACAGATCGGGACGTGACGGCGGCGACCAGCGCAACAGCGCCTCGATGCCCACCAGATCGCCATCCGAGAGCGCCACGACGGGCTGATATCGCACGTCGAGCGCCTCGGCGGCGAGCGCGTCGCTCAGTTCGACCGCCACGGGTGGCAGGTTCGCGGATTCGACCATCGTCCGGTTCCGGCCACTGCGCTTGGCCCGGCGTAGCGCGGTGTCGGCACGGGCGACCACGACCGACACCGACTCGCCTGGTTGCCACGTCGTGACGCCTGCCGAACACCCCATCGACACTGCGTCGCGCAGTCGGTGGGTGAGCGAAACCGCTTGCTGGTCCGTGCCGTTGGGCAGTAGCACAGTGAACTCGTCGGCGCCACGGCGCGCGAGGACGTGTTCGGGTTCGAGCACGTTCCGCCACGCCGCGACGATCTCCTGCATGACTTCGTCGGCAACCCGGCCACCGAATTGGTCGTGGATGGCGCCGTAGCCGTCGATACAGACGAACACGACCGCAGGCGCAAGCCCGCCCGTCCGTGCTCGTCGAACGGCGACGCCGAGGACTCGATCGAACCCGCGGCGGTTCAGCAGGCCGGTGACGTCGTCGAGTTCGGCGTTGAACACCAGCCGTCCGAGGATGGCGATCACTATCCCGATGGCCACCGTGGTGCCCGATGCGACCAGACCGGACCACCACGGCACGGTCGACGTCATCGCCATGGCCGTCGTGCAGCACACCAGCGACGCGCCCAACTGCAG from Mycolicibacterium arabiense includes the following:
- a CDS encoding ferredoxin reductase encodes the protein MGGKLRSLTRWSVAPARDVETATTPKVNVLRGLAARATTPLLPDDYLKLINPLWSARELRGVVVDVRRETEDSATVVIKPGWGFSGNYLPGQYLGIGLRVDGRWHWRSYSLTSVPRQDGGHVSITVKATPEGFLSTHLVNGVQPGTVVRLATPKGDFALPDPAPPSLLFITAGSGITPIMAMLRSLKARGERPDIVHIHSARTAEDVIFHDELRTLEQEQPNYRLHLQLTAEMGKIDFAELDEVVADWADRSAWACGPTEMLDAAEDTWTRAGIRDSLHTERFTIARTDKGGEGGTVLFKKSGQSVEVDGATTLLQAGEDAGIQMPFGCRMGICQSCVLPLESGYVRDIRSGNEHGEGDRIQTCISTASGDCTIDI
- a CDS encoding STAS domain-containing protein; this translates as MGITTHVPASKSPFRYGNPTIDCKGAEVHTLCRQMASVMSITGAVDATNVACLVDRALHCVIPEKAFILDLSGVESFAKAGVELLDAIDQACYDAGVEWSLVADEELARVLRSHAQDPQLPITRSVPEALHHFSDVADERRRLLPILTKSA
- a CDS encoding LysR family transcriptional regulator ArgP; its protein translation is MALDGEQLAALAAVVETGSFDAAAASLHVTPSAVSQRIKALEQRVGQVLVRRERPCTVTPAGVPLLRLAAQTALLEAEALAEVGGDQVPAPRIALAVNADSMATWFPSVFERLDSVLFDLRIEDQDHSARLLREGVVMGAVTTERAPVPGCRVQRLGVMRYVPTASSSFMDRYFGTGFTARNAASAPHIAWNRDDALQEMFLRRVFKRPIAPPTHYVPTAEGFAAAVRAGLGWGMFPQPLAGADRELVRISNAHLDVPLFWQCWKLDSSLVARLTDAVCSAANAGLQG
- the fadD2 gene encoding long-chain-fatty-acid--CoA ligase FadD2 — protein: MVNITDLSTLVRESAGRYVERGAAELHYARKMFEAGALKVEPPQAMAAMLADIRRWGEFGMIPALNARRWPHRKAVIDDDGDLSFAELDDAANAVAHGLLAKGVRSGDGVALLIRNHRWFPIAFYGAARVGARIILLNSEFSGPQIKEVSEREDAKLIIHDDEYTKAVSAADPELGKLRALPTNPDKSDSADPSGEQPHESNDDTLADLIERNADAGPAPKADKHAKIIILTSGTTGTPKGANRSTPPSLAPIGGVLSHVPFKAGEVTSLPAPMFHALGLLHATIAAMLGCTLVLRRRFKPDTVLADIEKRKVTAMVVVPVMLSRILDTLDGMEKKPDLSSLRIVFVSGSQLGGELATRAMKTLGPVVYNLYGSTEIAYATIARPQDLEINPTTVGPVVKGVRVKLFDENGQEVPQGEVGRIFVGNTFPFEGYTGGGHKQIIDGLMSSGDVGYFDEHGLLYVSGRDDEMIVCGGENVFPAEVEDLISGHPEVVEATAIGVEDKEWGHRLRAFVVKTDGASIDEDAVKAYVKENLARYKVPREVVFLDELPRNPTGKILKRELAKHEVDGQPGQIDNETVQPDDKGSDPKGSNAE
- a CDS encoding VOC family protein; this translates as MTVFESPIPRFHLAMPVDDLAAARRFYGEVLGLEQGRSSESWVDWNLLGHQFVTHLAPGRVRPIRNPVDGHDVPVPHFGLILGVADFHDLAERLRIADVEFVIEPYVRFEGQAGEQWTMFLLDPAGNALEFKAFADDSQVFAS
- a CDS encoding putative bifunctional diguanylate cyclase/phosphodiesterase; amino-acid sequence: MGWDPGGWTALTRVDMWPGIATPLLMTRIGGSCFLFGGVLVVLMTSLAPSSFTNTSVQCGNAAVAGVVGLAVLLWGERLRLWQFHLMVLTATLQITVSVYESANPSVAVSFATLYVFIACAAFFVAWPAAALQLGASLVCCTTAMAMTSTVPWWSGLVASGTTVAIGIVIAILGRLVFNAELDDVTGLLNRRGFDRVLGVAVRRARTGGLAPAVVFVCIDGYGAIHDQFGGRVADEVMQEIVAAWRNVLEPEHVLARRGADEFTVLLPNGTDQQAVSLTHRLRDAVSMGCSAGVTTWQPGESVSVVVARADTALRRAKRSGRNRTMVESANLPPVAVELSDALAAEALDVRYQPVVALSDGDLVGIEALLRWSPPSRPDLSPYEVIRVAEENNLIAALDHYVLRRACLDAQRIRGDAPHSSMWLSVNVSGLELVQKGYANQVFDTLAETGWPAQRLVLEVTESVIDVDRPSALEALTALRRGGVQVAIDDFGTGYSSLSRLQALPTDFLKLDASFVAVVTPTSCEPPPLLRAVAALADALHLTVIAEGVETPQQASVLRRLGVEFAQGFYFGKAQRPAELLDVMAPAPSWRPNLLR
- a CDS encoding fatty acid desaturase family protein; the protein is MAISDIKQYTHLSAEDVEELGRELDTIRVDIEESRGERDARYIRRTIQLQRGLVVGSRVVLMASRNRYAWALGTAMLATGKIIENMELGHNITHGQWDWMNDPEIHSTEWEWDTTSPTEHWKKSHNFIHHKYTNIVGLDDDIGYGIMRLTRDQRWEKWMIGNPIYNILLGTLFEWGVALHGVETTKWRKGEKSMAEVRKDLKIIGKKVGKQVGKDYVVFPALAGPGWKHTLGANAVANLIRNYWSYMVIFCGHFPDGAEKFTKEEFENETQAEWYLRQMLGSANFNAGPLMAFMSGNLCYQIEHHMFPDLPSNRYAEIAVRVRALCEKYDLPYTTGPLLRQYGQSFVTIAKLALPDKYLKATSDDAPETNSERKFTRAGRLRNAYVDPATGRRRGLRTAIRELQTAGAA
- a CDS encoding NAD(P)H-binding protein — its product is MNKHVVIAGGHGKIALHLERLLSDRGDSVAGLIRNPEQASDLEANGARALVVDLENAGVDEVAEHLRGADAVVFAAGAGPGSGVERKDTVDRAAAVLLADAAIAAGVRRYVMVSAMGADEAPEGDGDDAVFSAYLRAKAAADRDVLGRRELATTIVRPGMLTDEPATGQVTVAEKTGRGSVSRSDVAAVLAAVVDDDGTAGVTFEVIGGETPIAIAVASLVN
- a CDS encoding TetR/AcrR family transcriptional regulator, whose translation is MNTTIDDGGRPSEKRVQTRSVVTRRRIVDSAIRLFAEQGYPATGTREIIAQSGMTGGAFYHHFGDKDSVAKAILAEANARVLAAFVATDAGGPAVEAAIRGTFAVASLHVSDAGVRVGSQLLHTVGQATGQAGRYFAAWSDALGAQFDRGQRQGDVRNDLDPEVVGRSVASASYGAWAVAGLTPGDSDVVTRMADLWDVMLPAIVVPEVAPRFLGYLREQRRQPN
- a CDS encoding DNA polymerase domain-containing protein, coding for MANALSLEVGGRTLKITNPDKVVFPGQDGDAGVTKLDLIQYYLSVADGALRGVAGRPMILKRFVKGITEEAVFQKRAPENRPDWIDVAELKYASGTSAKEAVLRETAGLVWAVNLGCVDLNPHPVQAEDLEHPDELRVDLDPMPGVEWPQIVDVALVVRDVLADFGLTAWPKTSGSKGFHVYARIAPHWPYKQVRLAAETIAREVELRAPDLATSRWWKEEREGVFVDFNQNAKDRTVASAYSVRSRPDARVSTPLRWDEVPTCRPEEFTVRSVPARYADLGDPWEGMDDAPGGLDQLLERAQELGPAEKAPRGARRANGAGGRTSPMPLIEIARTKTKDEAMAALDTWKGKYPAAADRLKPVDVLVDGMRGPSSIWYRIRINLQHVPKDERPPQEALLADYSPWENYTGPQGRP